Proteins encoded together in one Astatotilapia calliptera chromosome 7, fAstCal1.2, whole genome shotgun sequence window:
- the rpl17 gene encoding large ribosomal subunit protein uL22, which translates to MVRYSLDPENPTKSCKSRGSNLRVHFKNTRETAQAIKGMHIRKANKYLRDVIVKHQCVPFRRYNGGVGRCAQAKQHGWTQGRWPKKSAEFLLHMLKNAESNAELKGLDVDSLVIEHIQVNKAPKMRRRTYRAHGRINPYMSSPCHIEMILTEKEQIVPKPEEEVAQKKKVSQKKLKKQKLMARE; encoded by the exons ATGGTCCGCTACTCTCTCGACCCCGAGAACCCGACTAAAT cATGCAAGTCGAGGGGATCCAACCTCCGGGTGCACTTCAAG AACACCCGTGAGACGGCCCAGGCCATCAAAGGCATGCACATTCGCAAAGCCAACAAGTACCTGAGGGACGTCATCGTCAAGCACCAGTGCGTCCCCTTCCGCCGCTACAACGGCGGCGTTGGCCGCTGTGCTCAG gccAAACAGCACGGCTGGACCCAGGGACGCTGGCCCAAGAAGAGTGCCGAGTTCCTCCTGCACATGCTCAAGAATGCCGAGAGCAACGCTGAGCTGAAG GGTCTGGACGTGGACTCTCTGGTCATTGAGCACATCCAGGTAAACAAGGCGCCAAAGATGAGGAGGCGTACGTACCGCGCCCACGGCCGCATCAACCCCTACATGAGCTCGCCGTGCCACATTGAGATGATCCTGACAGAAAAGGAGCAGATCGTCCCCAAGCCCGAGGAGGAGGTCGCCCAGAAGAAAAAG gtttCACAGAAGAAGCTGAAGAAGCAGAAGCTGATGGCACGCGAGTAA